A region from the Leptospirillum ferriphilum ML-04 genome encodes:
- the mobF gene encoding MobF family relaxase: protein MLSITVKKGQTAKDLAGVADYPDENRNKEKQVGAVEDYYAQGSEATPSRWIGSAAPELGLHGAVDREDLLVTLQGFDPRTGEALVQKAGVDRRYAFDLTFSAPKSVSIAWAVGNEEVKRGIEAAQDRAVEKTLAFIEEKFALGRRGSAKEGTITKEHVKLLAAVYRHGSSRELDMQIHSHAMLQNLGLRADGTWGALNEKEIFEWKLALGAVYRAGLSEEMLILGFGIESDREYFRLAGIPPELEEEFSKRRAQIEAALAGKGLSGGKASEVAALDTRKGKAVVEAEILREEWTKIAGEHGITAESLQTLRSAEKETKQDSFSLDRPELFRRLSALEAVFQEKDLFRAAGVACSQVGRGLDDVKTEVAALLRDPEIVKLRGKDGEYYTTREMLDLEKEIQSLAREGKGDTSHILSPEAVNAAAARFEFGKGFSLSEEQRTAIDHLTTKAGRIAILEGHAGAGKSTVLVPVRYALETSGFEVIGASLQGKKAAGLEKDTGIRSQTIASLLRELQGYERENGEKVPPTRRLTEKTVVIVDETAMNDTRLMAGLIRETEKAGAKLILVGDERQVPPVAAGNPFKTLKKELGFVELTENRRQRQDWQKDASREIRAGEVKEALQKYLDAGMIAIAQDRDEAIKETVDSWADRFNPDSPDKTLLTAYRRADVAELNTRAREAIGDFLTGPRVETTVRDRDGNSEGKREFQAGDRLSFKKNDKKMGVMNGETGTLTKIDVTSDGKECVFTVKMDKGSEVRFDPRDYSQIDYGYAVTIHKSQGETVDFSSNLVTGMGLNALYVQLTRHRDGTQIVLTEDQVDKMVQNQGIELAPTDRMIDFTERLLAKRPELDSLLPDDWNKDIDVCRDFLDKYSGIELGGRKDREGFDCRLEKVKALLASIRKNEKMNVLDFEVLDEKKEERNMGIGKEVQGRSEERSDDLSAERGSKNEGSHLAEREREREYEPERGGMEMGM from the coding sequence ATGTTGTCGATCACCGTCAAGAAGGGGCAGACGGCAAAAGACCTGGCCGGGGTCGCGGACTACCCGGACGAGAACCGGAACAAGGAGAAACAGGTCGGGGCGGTCGAGGACTATTACGCCCAGGGGTCCGAAGCGACCCCTTCCCGGTGGATCGGATCCGCCGCCCCAGAGCTTGGACTTCATGGAGCCGTGGACCGGGAGGACCTGCTTGTGACCCTCCAGGGGTTCGATCCCCGGACGGGTGAGGCCCTGGTCCAGAAAGCGGGCGTGGACCGCCGGTATGCGTTCGATCTGACCTTCTCCGCTCCGAAGTCCGTCTCCATCGCCTGGGCCGTGGGAAACGAGGAGGTCAAAAGAGGCATCGAGGCCGCCCAGGACCGGGCCGTGGAAAAGACCCTCGCCTTCATCGAGGAGAAGTTCGCCCTCGGACGCCGGGGAAGCGCAAAAGAAGGAACGATCACGAAGGAGCACGTGAAGCTCCTGGCCGCCGTCTACCGGCACGGCAGCTCCCGGGAACTCGACATGCAGATCCATTCCCATGCCATGCTCCAGAATCTCGGATTGAGAGCGGACGGGACCTGGGGAGCCCTGAACGAAAAAGAGATTTTCGAGTGGAAGCTGGCCTTGGGGGCGGTCTACCGGGCCGGACTGTCCGAGGAAATGCTGATTCTTGGGTTCGGGATCGAATCCGACCGGGAGTATTTCCGCCTGGCCGGGATCCCCCCGGAACTGGAAGAAGAGTTTTCCAAGCGCCGGGCCCAGATCGAGGCCGCGCTGGCCGGGAAAGGCCTGTCGGGCGGTAAAGCCAGCGAGGTCGCGGCGCTCGACACGAGAAAAGGGAAGGCAGTCGTCGAAGCGGAGATTCTACGGGAAGAATGGACAAAGATTGCCGGAGAGCACGGGATTACTGCGGAATCGCTCCAGACCCTCCGGAGCGCGGAGAAGGAAACGAAGCAGGATTCCTTTTCGCTCGACCGTCCGGAACTCTTCCGGCGGCTTTCGGCCCTGGAAGCGGTCTTCCAGGAAAAGGACCTGTTCCGTGCCGCCGGCGTCGCGTGCTCCCAGGTCGGCCGGGGGCTGGACGACGTGAAGACAGAAGTCGCGGCCCTCTTGCGGGATCCGGAGATCGTGAAACTGCGTGGAAAGGACGGGGAATACTACACCACCAGGGAAATGCTCGACCTGGAGAAAGAGATCCAGTCTTTGGCCCGGGAGGGAAAGGGTGACACGTCACACATCCTCTCCCCGGAAGCGGTCAATGCGGCCGCGGCCCGGTTCGAATTCGGGAAAGGGTTTTCCCTCTCGGAGGAACAGCGGACCGCGATCGACCACCTGACGACCAAAGCCGGCCGGATCGCAATCCTCGAAGGCCATGCCGGGGCCGGGAAGAGCACGGTCCTGGTCCCGGTCCGCTACGCCCTGGAGACCTCCGGGTTCGAAGTCATCGGGGCCAGCCTTCAGGGGAAGAAGGCCGCTGGGCTCGAAAAGGACACCGGCATCAGGAGCCAGACCATCGCATCCCTTCTCCGGGAGCTTCAGGGATACGAGCGGGAGAACGGAGAGAAAGTCCCGCCGACGAGGCGTTTGACTGAAAAGACCGTCGTCATCGTGGACGAGACGGCCATGAACGATACCCGGCTCATGGCCGGCCTGATCCGGGAGACCGAGAAGGCGGGAGCCAAGCTGATTCTGGTCGGGGATGAGCGCCAGGTTCCCCCGGTCGCCGCCGGCAATCCCTTCAAGACCCTCAAGAAAGAACTGGGCTTTGTCGAACTGACGGAAAACCGCAGACAAAGGCAGGACTGGCAGAAGGACGCCAGCCGGGAGATCCGGGCCGGGGAAGTGAAGGAAGCCCTCCAGAAGTACCTGGACGCCGGCATGATCGCAATCGCCCAGGACCGGGACGAGGCGATCAAGGAAACCGTGGATTCCTGGGCTGACCGATTCAATCCCGATTCTCCCGATAAAACCTTGCTCACCGCATACAGGCGGGCGGACGTGGCCGAGCTGAATACCCGGGCAAGGGAGGCGATCGGGGATTTCCTGACCGGGCCCCGGGTCGAGACGACCGTCCGCGACCGGGACGGGAACAGCGAAGGGAAAAGGGAGTTTCAAGCCGGGGACCGGCTCTCTTTCAAGAAGAACGACAAGAAGATGGGGGTCATGAACGGGGAAACCGGGACCCTGACGAAGATCGACGTGACGAGTGACGGGAAAGAGTGCGTTTTCACGGTAAAGATGGACAAGGGATCGGAGGTCCGGTTCGACCCGCGGGATTATTCGCAGATCGACTACGGGTATGCCGTCACCATTCACAAGAGCCAGGGGGAGACCGTCGATTTCTCCTCGAACCTGGTCACGGGCATGGGGCTGAACGCCCTCTATGTCCAGTTGACCCGCCACCGGGATGGCACGCAGATCGTGTTGACCGAGGACCAGGTGGACAAGATGGTCCAGAATCAAGGGATCGAACTGGCTCCCACGGACAGGATGATCGACTTCACCGAGCGGCTTCTTGCAAAGCGGCCGGAACTCGATTCTTTGCTTCCGGATGACTGGAACAAGGACATCGATGTCTGCCGGGATTTTCTGGATAAATATTCGGGGATCGAACTCGGGGGCCGGAAGGATCGGGAAGGATTCGACTGTCGGCTGGAGAAGGTCAAGGCCCTTCTCGCCTCGATCCGGAAAAATGAGAAGATGAACGTCCTGGACTTCGAGGTCCTGGACGAAAAGAAAGAAGAGCGGAATATGGGGATCGGGAAAGAAGTCCAGGGGAGATCGGAGGAACGGAGCGATGACCTTTCCGCGGAGCGAGGGAGCAAGAACGAAGGGAGCCACCTGGCGGAACGGGAAAGAGAGCGGGAATACGAGCCGGAAAGGGGAGGGATGGAGATGGGGATGTGA
- a CDS encoding type II toxin-antitoxin system HicB family antitoxin: MIDHYTVEVFWSDEDRGFIAFVHELEGCSAWGETRDEALREVETAIGLWLDAAKEIGRQIPLPNPPALSLH; this comes from the coding sequence ATGATAGACCACTATACTGTTGAAGTTTTCTGGAGCGATGAGGACAGGGGGTTTATTGCCTTCGTCCACGAGCTCGAAGGGTGCTCCGCATGGGGAGAAACCCGTGATGAGGCTCTAAGAGAGGTAGAAACGGCCATCGGTCTTTGGCTGGATGCGGCCAAGGAGATAGGCCGTCAAATCCCCCTTCCCAACCCGCCGGCCCTTTCTTTGCATTGA
- a CDS encoding IS110 family transposase, producing MDPENTALSPFVQELFGTLKDQFKDLEDRISLFDDRILRIHRTHPVCQRLSRVPGIAFFENSRHLSAWLGLVPRQASSGGKARLGRISKRVLMIAYIRPERDRIIPATG from the coding sequence ATGGACCCCGAGAACACGGCGCTCTCCCCCTTCGTCCAGGAACTGTTCGGAACCCTGAAAGACCAGTTCAAAGACCTCGAGGACCGGATTTCCCTGTTCGACGATCGAATCCTCCGGATTCATCGGACCCATCCGGTGTGCCAACGACTCTCCCGGGTTCCGGGAATCGCGTTCTTCGAGAACAGCCGGCACCTGTCCGCCTGGCTGGGACTGGTTCCCCGGCAGGCGTCGAGCGGCGGCAAGGCCCGCCTGGGACGGATCTCGAAACGGGTGTTAATGATCGCGTATATCCGTCCAGAGCGTGATCGGATTATTCCGGCCACCGGATGA
- a CDS encoding TIGR04255 family protein, which yields MVRKYSKPPITEALFDIQVELPKEVNIETIDGLSSPLLDRYPKKRPRRKFSTKIEFKGDNPPSTDSSDFGIDGFLFWTEDEKQVTQFRLDGFSFSRLKPYPSGGWEETYPQMVEFWNFYKDSLKPLLVKRVAVRYINLIEVPKPLGEMDWGSYFNWAPPVFGELPHQIEQFVHRTTIQFPEESIKAVITLLTGPPQEPSKTTAIFDLDVFKEIHLSLDQFKIDPLFKKLRGIKDDLFEAGLTETLKREFE from the coding sequence ATGGTTAGAAAATACAGTAAGCCTCCGATTACTGAAGCGTTGTTCGATATTCAGGTCGAACTTCCTAAAGAGGTCAACATCGAAACGATCGATGGGCTTTCATCCCCTCTCCTTGATCGATATCCCAAAAAACGCCCCAGAAGGAAGTTTTCCACGAAAATCGAGTTTAAAGGCGATAATCCTCCCTCTACGGATTCCTCCGACTTTGGAATCGATGGTTTTTTGTTTTGGACAGAAGATGAAAAACAGGTGACACAGTTTCGATTGGACGGGTTCAGTTTCAGTCGCCTGAAACCATATCCATCAGGGGGATGGGAGGAAACCTATCCTCAAATGGTTGAATTTTGGAATTTCTATAAGGATTCATTAAAGCCCCTCTTGGTAAAGAGGGTTGCGGTAAGGTACATTAATCTTATCGAGGTTCCAAAACCTTTGGGGGAAATGGATTGGGGATCTTATTTCAATTGGGCTCCTCCAGTCTTTGGAGAACTCCCGCATCAGATCGAACAGTTCGTACATCGAACAACGATCCAGTTCCCGGAAGAATCTATCAAGGCTGTCATTACCCTTTTGACGGGACCTCCTCAAGAACCTTCAAAAACAACGGCCATTTTTGATTTGGATGTATTCAAAGAAATTCACTTATCTCTCGATCAGTTCAAAATAGATCCACTCTTTAAAAAACTAAGAGGAATAAAAGATGATTTGTTTGAAGCCGGCCTCACGGAAACTCTGAAAAGGGAGTTCGAATGA